The following are from one region of the Oncorhynchus masou masou isolate Uvic2021 chromosome 24, UVic_Omas_1.1, whole genome shotgun sequence genome:
- the LOC135512137 gene encoding glutathione S-transferase 3-like: protein MSGKVVLTYFNGRGKMESIRWLLAVAGVEFEEVNMTKHEEYVKLLSDGALMFEQVPLVEIDGMKLVQTKAILNYIAGKYNLYGNDLKERVMIDMYSEGVRDLMEMIMMLPFISPDAKKTKLEDIERKATSRYIPVFEKALASSQYLVGYQLSCADVQLLEITLMLEEKFPTILSKFPVVKAFQGRMKSLPAIQKFLQPGSKRKPQPDDLYVKTVYEVFNFKH from the exons ATGTCTGGAAAAGTGGTGTTGACTTATTTCAATGGGAGGGGGAAAATGGAGTCAATTCGATGGCTTTTAGCGGTTGCTGGAGTTGAG TTTGAAGAAGTGAATATGACAAAGCACGAGGAATATGTAAAGCTGTTGAGTG atggAGCACTCATGTTTGAGCAAGTTCCATTGGTGGAAATTGATGGAATGAAGCTGGTTCAAACCAAGGCTATCCTAAACTACATAGCAGGGAAATACAATCTTTATGGGAATGACCTAAAAGAACGAGTCAT GATTGACATGTATTCTGAAGGTGTGAGGGACTTGATGGAAATGATAATGATGTTGCCATTCATTTCACCTGACGCCAAGAAAACTAAACTGGAGGACATTGAGAGGAAAGCTACAAGCCGCTACATTCCTGTGTTCGAAAAG GCTCTTGCTAGCTCTCAGTACCTGGTGGGTTATCAGTTGAGCTGTGCTGATGTCCAGCTACTTGAAATCACCTTGATGTTGGAGGAGAAATTTCCTACAATTCTCTCCAAATTCCCTGTTGTTAAG gCTTTTCAAGGGAGGATGAAAAGTCTACCAGCCATTCAGAAGTTCCTGCAGCCAGGCAGCAAGAGAAAGCCTCAACCAGATGACTTATATGTAAAGACTGTGTATGAGGTGTTCAACTTCAAGCACTGA